The genomic window TCTCAATCACCTAATAATTTCATCAGCCTTTTCTTGAGTATCAATTCACTCATAATTTTCAAGAAATCAAAAATCTCAAAAATCAATATCTTCAGAAACTCATATATCTTCTTCTCTATATTCTGGTAAACCTCATTCTCTTTCAACCATTGTATTTTTATTTTTATTTTTTAAAAAAGTCTTATATTTAATTATAACAAGTTTATTTTTTTTGTCAAAAAAACTCCCTTTACTGGGAGCTTTTATCTAAACATGCAATTATACTTTCAAAAACACTTTCTGGAGACTGGTCTGCATCTATTTTTATTAGTTTTCCTAATGATTCCATATAATCAATAACTGGTTGGGTTTCTTGATAATAAAGCTTTAGTCTTGTTTCTATAGCTTCAGGATAGTCGTCTTCTCTTTGAACAATATTAGTTGAGCCACAATTTTTACAACTATCTATATGATCTACTAGCTTAGAATGAACTTCACCGCATTCATTACAAATTCTTCTTGATGACAATCTTTCTATTGCTTTTTCTTTGGATAGTTCAAGATAAATCACATCATAATCTCTCTTGGCTTGACTCATTGAATCTAGAAAATGATTCATCTGTAAATTTTTTCTAGGATATCCATCAACTAATGCTATTTTATTTTCTTCTGATATTACTGATAAAAATGCTCTATACATAGAAGATATAAAATCATCAGACACAAGTTCTCAGTTATCTATCTTATTTTTTACATATTCTCACAAACAATTTGGCTTTGACTTTAAAGCTCTCAATATATTTCCAGCTTCAAAATAAGAAATTTTGTCTCCAAAGTGATTTAATATTTTTTTTGCTTGCGTTCACTTACCTGATCATTGTACTCAGAAAAGTACTATATCCTTCATTTATAAATATCAAATTATTTTTAAAGATACTATCTTTTTGTCCGCTGAGGAGATTTCCTTGCTTTTTTGAATCAGTATTTTTTCCTTTCTTTCTCTCTACTATCTCTTTTCAAAAGTCCGTATGGCTTAAGTTGAGTTCTATATTCTGAATTATATGAAACAAGTGCTCTTGATAATGCAAGCTTTATTGCTTCTGCTTGTCATCTTATTCCTCATCAAGACAATTTTATTTCTACATCAAATCTGTCTTTTGCACTATCTCACAAAATATGAAATCAATACAATGCATTTTCTAAAAGATGAGAATTCCCTCAAAAGAACTCCTTTATTGAAACTTTTTTATCTCACCTTACTATATTTATATTTCACTTTCAGCCAGAATATAATTTTACCATAGCTGTTGATTGTTTTCTTCTTCATAGACCATACTCATATTTTTTCTTTGTTGCCATTAGTTAATTTTTTCAGGATTTAAATAATTATACTTATTTGACTCTCAAGCAAAAATTTTTAACCTTTTCATTCTTCTATCTCTTAGTTTATTTTTGGGTATCATACCTCTTACTGCATACCAAATTGCTCTTTCTGGATGTTTTTCTAAAAGTTCTTGTAAGTTCATTGTCTTCAAATTTCATTTATAACCTGAATATCTATAATATTTTTTTTGACTTAATTTGTCTCAAGTTACATGTATTTTTGAAGCATTCTTAACAACTACAAAATCTCCGCTATCCCAAAAATCATTGTGATGTGCTTTTTCTTTTCATGTTAGCTTTTTACTAATTCTCACTGCCAATCTTCACAATGTTTGTCAAGATGCATCCACCTCATACCATTTTCTATTTTTTTCTAAGAATTCAGGTTTTACATTTAGAGTTGTATTCAGATTATTTTTTGTAAACTCCATTATCTTTTCTTAATTTTTAAATTTAAACCAATTTTACCAAAACTTCCTCAACACCATCTCCCTTTCTAAATCACAACTTATAAGTAGTTGTAAATCATGTTTTTCTTCACTCTTCTTTATATTTTGGCAACAAGTTATCTACCACTTTTTTTCATTCGTCTCTTGTCATTATATATGATTTAACTTTTGATATTGCCAATCTTCTTACTTCTTTTTCTTCGTATTTGTCGAACAACCCCATCAAAGAAGATAGAAACTTGTCTGTTGTACTAATTAAAACTTTTGCTCTTTTAGGAGTTGTTTTAATTTGCCCATTTTTTATCAAAGAAGTTAGCATATTTCTAAATACTATTTCTTTTTTTTGAATTCAGGTATCTACTTGCTTAAGTTTATTATACTTATGTCTCATTTTTAAATTTTAAGATAAATAAATTATCATATCAAGGACTTTCAAATCTGTTCTAATGATTCTGATATCTCATCTACAGCTTTTCTACCAACTCATTTCATACTTAAAAGCTCTGATTTTTTCTTTTTTTCTAGATCTTCTACATACAAAATTTTATTTTTTATTAGTGCATTTCTTGTCCTTTCACTAAGAGGAATAGCATCTATAGGCATGGTTTTAACGTTTTGTTCTGATGAAGATTCCTCTAAACTTTCAGACATGTCATAATAATCAGACATTAAGGACTTGTCTATATAACTTTCATCAAACACCAATAGATTTGCATATGATGAAATCACTTCTCATACAAATGTTAAAATTTCTTTTGGAGACACTTTTGAGGATACTGTTTGTAATTCTAGTATTAATCTATCTTTACTAAATCATGAAAAGTCATCTATATGTTCTTCTATATCATAAGTTACATAATTAACCACCCTAAAATCATTGTCTACCAATATTGTTCATATATCATTTTCTTCCTGATTTTCATCTCTTTTCCTTAGATAGTCTATACTATAATACCCGTATCATTTCTCAACTCTTAGATCTACAATTAGTTCTACAGAAGGATCAGTTATCTCAAATAGATAATAGTTTTCATTAAGAACTTCTACTCAAGAAGGAAGTTTTAACGAATCAGAATAATATTTTCATACTCAAGTAAACCTTTGAGAATGCCATTGTACTCTTTCTGCATTTTCATCTATCTTAAAACGAAGCTTTTTTACATTTAGCAACATGTCCATAACTGACTCTTTTACTCAATCAACCACTTCATACTCATGAGGTACTCACTTTATTTTTATTCATGTAACTGCACCTCAATAATTGTATCACAATATTGCTCTTCTTATTGCATTCCCAAAAGAATGTCAAAAACCTCTTGGTAGATAATCAACCTCAAATCTTGAAGTATATTCATCAACCTTTGTTTCGTATATTTTAGGTTTTCAAATTAAATTTTGCACATCTAACATAACATATTTATTTTAATGGTTAAATCCAAGAAAGTTTGACCATCACTATGCTCTAGCATAAAATTCGATAGCCTTAAGTATATCTGCTGGTAAACTAATTTCATCTACTCTTGGCATATCCAAAAGCTCAATTTCTAACTTTTCTTTATCAACATTCAGCCAAGAAGGCAACTTAAATCACCCTTCATTTAATGGGATGTCTGAATATAAAGAAGATGTTTTAAGTTTTTCTTTTAGAGAAATTTTGTCTCAAACTTTTACCAAATATGAAGGAACTTTATGTTTGTTTCAATTCAGAAGAAAGTGACCATGCGCTGCTATTTGTCTAGCCTGCATTATTGTCTTTGCAAACCCTGCTCTTAATAGAACACTATCTAGTCTTCTTTCTAAAAATTGAACTGCAGCTTCATCGTGAGCCACTCATTTATTTTTAGAATATCTTCAAGCCTTATCCATTATAGTTTGCTTAAATTGCTTTTCTTTTAGTAGATATGTTCTTTTAAGAGTCTGCTTATTTCTTAGCAATTTTCAATATTCTGACAATCT from Candidatus Absconditicoccus praedator includes these protein-coding regions:
- the rplM gene encoding 50S ribosomal protein L13, with translation MEFTKNNLNTTLNVKPEFLEKNRKWYEVDASGQTLGRLAVRISKKLTGKEKAHHNDFWDSGDFVVVKNASKIHVTGDKLSQKKYYRYSGYKGNLKTMNLQELLEKHPERAIWYAVRGMIPKNKLRDRRMKRLKIFAGESNKYNYLNPEKIN
- a CDS encoding adenylate kinase family protein: MKDIVLFGVQGSGKGTQAKKILNHFGDKISYFEAGNILRALKSKPNCLGEYVKNKIDNGELVSDDFISSMYRAFLSVISEENKIALVDGYPRKNLQMNHFLDSMSQAKRDYDVIYLELSKEKAIERLSSRRICNECGEVHSKLVDHIDSCKNCGSTNIVQREDDYPEAIETRLKLYYQETQPVIDYMESLGKLIKIDADQSPESVFESIIACLDKSSQ
- a CDS encoding bL17 family ribosomal protein, with product MRHKYNKLKQVDTGIQKKEIVFRNMLTSLIKNGQIKTTPKRAKVLISTTDKFLSSLMGLFDKYEEKEVRRLAISKVKSYIMTRDEGKKVVDNLLPKYKEEGRKTGFTTTYKLGFRKGDGVEEVLVKLV
- the rpsD gene encoding 30S ribosomal protein S4 → MKYNGPKFKLCRREGVNLFGIPKYDVRKRKKLPGQHGASMPRLSEYGKLLRNKQTLKRTYLLKEKQFKQTIMDKAGRYSKNKGVAHDEAAVQFLERRLDSVLLRAGFAKTIMQARQIAAHGHFLLNGNKHKVPSYLVKVGDKISLKEKLKTSSLYSDIPLNEGGFKLPSWLNVDKEKLEIELLDMPRVDEISLPADILKAIEFYARA
- a CDS encoding DNA-directed RNA polymerase subunit alpha C-terminal domain-containing protein, with the protein product MLDVQNLIGKPKIYETKVDEYTSRFEVDYLPRGFGHSFGNAIRRAILGYNYGGAVTGIKIKGVPHEYEVVDGVKESVMDMLLNVKKLRFKIDENAERVQWHSQRFTGVGKYYSDSLKLPSGVEVLNENYYLFEITDPSVELIVDLRVEKGYGYYSIDYLRKRDENQEENDIGTILVDNDFRVVNYVTYDIEEHIDDFSGFSKDRLILELQTVSSKVSPKEILTFVGEVISSYANLLVFDESYIDKSLMSDYYDMSESLEESSSEQNVKTMPIDAIPLSERTRNALIKNKILYVEDLEKKKKSELLSMKGVGRKAVDEISESLEQIGKSLIG
- the rpsI gene encoding 30S ribosomal protein S9 encodes the protein MATKKKYEYGLGRRKQSTAMVKLYSGGKGNINIVRGDKKVSIKEFFGGNSHLLENALYGFHILGDSAKDRFDVEIKLSGGGIRGQAEAIKLALSRALVSYNSEYRTQLKPYGLLKRDSREKERKKYGFKKARKSPQRTKR